A single region of the Sorghum bicolor cultivar BTx623 chromosome 9, Sorghum_bicolor_NCBIv3, whole genome shotgun sequence genome encodes:
- the LOC8068166 gene encoding trihelix transcription factor GT-3b, protein MDPFHHLNTSFSNPYHPLLSPSPPHHPHFPPLPPLPDPPHHQLPSASAASSAAAATSLERDRLPQWSHAETAAFLAVRADLDHSFLTTKRNKALWEAVSARLHAQGFARTPDQCKSKWKNLVTRFKGTEAAAAAAAAAAAAAVVDPASASAAQSRPQFPFHDEVRRIFDARAERAQALERKRAKGKGVRDRDDEGAGEGEDVDEEDEDDEIEADAAEAAVGGDEELPVDASRSGGGGGGGTKKRRRKQQQQAARAARVAADQGEVEAMLREFMRRQAEMEERWVEAAEAREAERRAREEEWRAAMVALGEERLALVRRWREREDAWRARAEEREERRHQLVAALLAKLGGGGGGGGDS, encoded by the coding sequence aTGGATCCCTTCCACCACCTCAACACCTCCTTCTCCAACCCGTACCACCCGCTCCTCTCCCCATCGCCGCCGCACCACCCGCACTTCCCTCCGCTCCCGCCGCTGCCCGACCCGCCCCACCACCAGCTGCcatccgcctccgccgcctccagcgccgccgccgccaccagccTCGAGCGGGACCGCCTGCCGCAGTGGTCCCACGCCGAGACGGCCGCGTTCCTCGCCGtccgcgccgacctcgaccactCCTTCCTCACCACCAAGCGCAACAAGGCGCTCTGGGAGGCCGTCTCCGCGCGCCTCCACGCGCAGGGCTTCGCCCGCACCCCGGACCAGTGTAAGTCCAAGTGGAAGAACCTCGTCACCAGGTTCAAAGGCaccgaggccgccgccgccgccgccgccgctgcggcggcggcggccgtcgTCGACCCGGCTTCCGCGTCCGCCGCGCAATCGAGGCCGCAGTTCCCGTTCCACGACGAGGTGAGGCGGATCTTCGACGCCAGGGCTGAGCGCGCGCAAGCATTGGAGAGGAAGAGGGCCAAGGGCAAGGGCGTGCGGGACCGGGACGACGAAGGCGCCGGCGAGGGCGAGGACGTCGACGAGGAGGACGAAGATGACGAGATCGAGGCGGACGCCGCGGAGGCGGCGGTTGGCGGCGACGAGGAACTGCCGGTGGACGCGAGCAggtcaggcggcggcggcggcggcgggacgaAGAAGCGCAGgcggaagcagcagcagcaggcggcgcGGGCTGCTAGGGTGGCCGCGGACCAGGGCGAGGTGGAGGCCATGCTGCGCGAGTTCATGCGCCGCCAGGCCGAGATGGAGGAGCGATGGGTGGAGGCCGCCGAGGCGCGCGAGGCCGAGCGGCGCGCGCGCGAGGAGGAGTGGCGCGCCGCCATGGTCGCGCTCGGCGAGGAACGGCTCGCGCTCGTGCGGCGGTGGCGGGAGCGCGAGGACGCCTGGCGCGCGCGCGCCGAGGAGCGCGAGGAGCGCCGGCACCAGCTCGTCGCCGCGCTGCTCGCcaagctcggcggcggcggcggcggcggcggcgactcgTGA
- the LOC8071264 gene encoding probable 2-oxoglutarate-dependent dioxygenase At3g111800 isoform X2: protein MEGAGAGWPEPVVRVQSLSESGVATIPDCYVKPESERPAAAALTTTTEDGGGIPVVDLSSPSDPATARAVSEACRDWGFFQAVNHGVPAELLRRARGVWRGFFRQPMEVKQRYANSPATYEGYGSRLGVEKGAVLDWGDYYFLHVRPPHLFDPHKWPHLPPDLRETTEEYSREVAALGGRLMTAMSVGLGVGETRLQEAFGGADGAGVCVRVNYYPRCPQPELTLGLSSHSDPGGMTVLLADDRVRGLQVRRRGAWVTVDPVPDAFIVNVGDQIQMTRACFCSLRFQTARVTRC, encoded by the exons ATGGAAGGCGCGGGCGCGGGGTGGCCGGAGCCGGTGGTGCGGGTGCAGTCGCTGTCGGAGAGCGGCGTGGCGACCATCCCGGACTGCTACGTGAAGCCAGAGTCGGAgcgcccggcggcggcggcgttgacgacgacgaccgaGGATGGCGGGGGCATCCCCGTGGTGGACCTGTCGTCGCCGAGCGACCCGGCGACGgcgcgggcggtgtcggaggcgTGCCGCGACTGGGGCTTCTTCCAGGCGGTGAACCACGGCGTGCCCGCGGAGCTCCTCCGGCGCGCGCGCGGCGTGTGGCGCGGCTTCTTCCGGCAGCCCATGGAGGTGAAGCAGCGGTACGCCAACTCGCCGGCCACGTACGAAGGGTACGGCAGCCGGCTGGGCGTTGAGAAGGGCGCCGTCCTCGACTGGGGCGACTACTACTTCCTCCACGTCCGCCCGCCCCACCTCTTCGACCCTCACAAGTGGCCGCACCTGCCCCCTGACCTCAG GGAGACGACGGAGGAGTACAGCCGGGAGGTGGCGGCGCTGGGCGGGCGGCTGATGACGGCGATGTCGGTGGGCCTGGGCGTCGGGGAGACGAGGCTGCAGGAGGCGTTCGGCGGCGCGGACGGCGCCGGGGTGTGCGTGCGCGTCAACTACTACCCGCGGTGCCCGCAGCCGGAGCTCACGCTGGGACTGTCCTCTCACTCCGACCCCGGCGGCATGACCGTGCTCCTCGCCGACGACCGCGTCCGGGGCCTCCAggtccgccgccgcggcgcctgGGTCACCGTCGACCCCGTGCCCGACGCCTTCATCGTCAACGTCGGCGACCAAATCCAG